One region of Pseudomonas sp. ABC1 genomic DNA includes:
- a CDS encoding MFS transporter, with the protein MQDPYNERMSAGEMRAAGGLSLVFAFRMLGMFMVLPVLATYGMGLEGATPALIGLAIGAYGLTQAVLQIPFGILSDRIGRLPVIYGGLLVFAAGAALAACADSIWGVIAGRILQGAGAISAAVMALLSDLTREQHRTKAMAMIGMSIGLSFAAAMVMGPLLTRYFGLAGLFWVTAVMALLGIFIMLAMPKAPVRLSHRESAVARQALGATLRNGDLLRLDFGILVLHAVLMSSFVALPLALVDQGMLPKEEHWWVYLTALLAGFVAMIPFIIYGEKKRRMKRVLTGAVATLLLCELFFWLSGVGLVGLVLGMVIFFAAFNLLEASLPSLISKVAPAAGKGTAMGVYSTSQFLGAALGGILGGWLYQLGGLPVVFAGCALLCLAWLVVAMSMREPPYVTGVRLALSDAALRNEQLAAQLLAVPGVSDAVVIADEAAAYLKIDTRTLDREAVDRLIS; encoded by the coding sequence ATGCAGGATCCATACAACGAGCGCATGAGCGCTGGCGAAATGCGTGCCGCGGGTGGCCTGTCGCTGGTGTTCGCGTTTCGCATGCTCGGCATGTTCATGGTGCTGCCTGTTCTCGCGACCTATGGCATGGGACTGGAAGGCGCCACGCCAGCGCTGATCGGTCTGGCCATTGGTGCCTATGGCCTGACCCAGGCCGTTTTGCAGATTCCGTTCGGCATCCTTTCCGACCGTATCGGGCGCTTGCCGGTCATCTACGGCGGCTTGCTGGTGTTCGCGGCGGGCGCGGCACTGGCCGCTTGTGCCGACTCGATCTGGGGCGTCATCGCCGGGCGTATCCTGCAGGGTGCTGGCGCCATCTCCGCTGCGGTCATGGCGCTGCTGTCCGACCTGACCCGTGAGCAGCATCGCACCAAGGCGATGGCCATGATTGGCATGAGCATCGGCCTTTCGTTTGCCGCCGCGATGGTCATGGGGCCGTTGCTGACACGCTATTTCGGGCTGGCCGGGCTGTTTTGGGTGACGGCGGTGATGGCCCTGTTGGGCATCTTCATCATGCTCGCCATGCCGAAGGCGCCTGTGCGTTTGAGTCACCGCGAGTCTGCCGTAGCACGCCAGGCGCTGGGGGCGACGTTGCGCAATGGCGATCTGCTGCGCCTGGATTTCGGCATCCTGGTGCTGCATGCCGTGCTCATGTCCAGCTTCGTTGCCTTGCCCCTGGCGCTGGTCGATCAAGGCATGCTGCCCAAGGAAGAACACTGGTGGGTCTACCTGACGGCCTTGCTCGCGGGTTTCGTCGCGATGATTCCGTTCATCATTTACGGCGAGAAGAAGCGCCGGATGAAGCGCGTCCTGACCGGCGCGGTCGCGACGCTGCTGTTGTGCGAGCTGTTCTTCTGGCTGAGCGGTGTGGGGTTGGTCGGGCTGGTACTGGGCATGGTGATCTTCTTCGCCGCGTTCAACCTGCTTGAAGCGTCCCTGCCTTCATTGATCAGCAAGGTGGCGCCGGCTGCGGGCAAGGGGACGGCCATGGGGGTCTATTCCACCAGCCAGTTCCTCGGTGCCGCACTGGGGGGCATCCTCGGCGGCTGGCTGTATCAGCTCGGCGGCCTGCCCGTCGTTTTTGCCGGCTGTGCGCTGTTGTGTCTGGCCTGGCTGGTCGTGGCCATGAGCATGCGTGAGCCGCCCTATGTCACCGGGGTACGCCTGGCGCTATCGGACGCCGCGTTGCGCAATGAGCAATTGGCTGCACAGTTGCTGGCCGTGCCGGGCGTCTCCGATGCCGTGGTGATTGCCGATGAGGCGGCGGCCTATCTCAAGATCGATACACGGACCCTGGACCGAGAGGCCGTCGATCGACTGATATCGTGA
- a CDS encoding single-stranded DNA-binding protein → MARGVNKVILVGTCGQDPETRYLPNGNAVTNLSLATSEQWTDKQSGQRVERTEWHRVSLFGKVAEIAGEYLRKGSQVYIEGKLQTREWEKDGIKRYTTEIIVDMQGTMQLLGGRNNDAGEGGAPRQPRPAAAPRPQASQPQQPAQPQQRPAAQPAQDYDSFDDDIPF, encoded by the coding sequence ATGGCCCGTGGGGTTAATAAAGTCATTCTGGTGGGTACCTGTGGACAGGACCCGGAAACCCGCTACCTGCCCAATGGCAATGCGGTCACCAACCTGAGCCTGGCCACCAGCGAGCAGTGGACCGACAAGCAGAGCGGCCAGCGTGTCGAGCGTACCGAGTGGCACCGTGTCTCCCTGTTCGGCAAGGTCGCGGAGATCGCCGGTGAATACCTGCGCAAAGGTTCGCAGGTCTACATCGAAGGCAAGCTGCAGACCCGCGAGTGGGAAAAGGACGGCATCAAGCGCTACACCACCGAGATCATCGTCGACATGCAGGGCACCATGCAGCTGCTGGGCGGGCGTAACAACGATGCGGGCGAAGGTGGCGCGCCACGGCAGCCTCGCCCGGCCGCAGCTCCGCGTCCGCAGGCCAGCCAGCCGCAACAACCCGCCCAGCCTCAGCAGCGCCCAGCGGCCCAGCCGGCCCAGGATTACGACAGCTTCGATGACGATATCCCGTTCTGA
- a CDS encoding sugar nucleotide-binding protein: MHMRLMLLGGGNALGQALIRQGAEQNVGFHAPRPPEGGWDSSHLTALLDEHRPEALVNLAYYFDWFQAGQVTDDVLAQQEQAIERLAELCQHHGVILLQPSSYRVFDGARTTAYAETDDVAPLDNRSQALWRIEQTVRSLCPRHVLLRLGWLLDDSPNGILGRFLQRLEHTSAVFLADDRRGNPTPVDDAARVILAILNQLDCQAPLWGTYHYAGHEAATPLVVGQAMYAEAAKHRQLQLHELTPRAHADFPDAATEPQHGVLACRKILNTFGIKPRAWRTGLPSLVERYYRHD, translated from the coding sequence ATGCACATGCGCCTGATGCTATTGGGCGGCGGCAATGCCTTGGGGCAGGCGCTGATCCGTCAGGGAGCCGAGCAGAACGTCGGCTTTCATGCCCCGCGTCCGCCGGAAGGTGGCTGGGACTCCAGCCACCTGACCGCGCTGCTCGATGAGCACCGGCCGGAGGCGCTGGTCAACCTCGCCTATTACTTCGACTGGTTCCAGGCCGGCCAGGTTACCGATGATGTGTTGGCCCAGCAGGAGCAGGCGATCGAGAGACTGGCCGAGCTGTGCCAGCACCATGGCGTGATCCTGTTGCAGCCATCGAGCTACCGCGTCTTCGATGGTGCGCGGACGACGGCGTATGCTGAAACCGATGACGTGGCGCCACTGGATAATCGCAGCCAGGCGCTCTGGCGGATCGAGCAGACGGTGCGTTCACTGTGCCCAAGGCATGTCCTGCTGCGCCTGGGCTGGCTGCTGGACGATAGTCCGAATGGCATCCTTGGGCGTTTCCTCCAGCGTCTCGAGCATACTTCTGCTGTCTTTCTGGCCGATGACCGGCGCGGCAACCCTACGCCAGTGGACGATGCGGCGCGGGTGATCCTGGCGATACTCAATCAGCTCGACTGCCAGGCCCCGCTGTGGGGCACCTATCACTATGCCGGGCATGAGGCGGCGACGCCGCTGGTCGTCGGGCAGGCGATGTACGCGGAGGCAGCCAAGCATCGGCAGCTGCAACTGCACGAACTGACGCCGCGGGCGCATGCGGACTTCCCTGATGCGGCGACCGAGCCGCAGCATGGTGTGCTGGCTTGCCGGAAAATTCTCAATACCTTTGGCATCAAGCCCCGTGCCTGGCGCACAGGGCTGCCGAGCCTGGTGGAACGTTATTACCGACATGACTGA
- a CDS encoding NAD-dependent epimerase/dehydratase family protein → MTDFPVLVTGGAGFIGSHLVDALLAQGRAVRVLDNFSTGKHGNLPRHECLQVIEGDVADLALVRQAVQGCSAVVHLAAVASVQASVDDPVGTHQSNLIGTLNLCESMREYNVRRVVFASSAAVYGNNGEGESIVEDTPKSPLTPYAADKLASEHYLDFYRRQHGLEPAIFRFFNIFGPRQDPSSPYSGVISIFTERARNRLPITVFGDGEQTRDFVYVADLVEILLQALDAPELEVGAVNLGLGRTTSLNQLLTAIGDVLGGLPPVTHADARSGDIRHSRANNARLCQRYRLPEPATSVREGLKALLEA, encoded by the coding sequence ATGACTGATTTTCCCGTTCTGGTGACCGGTGGCGCCGGTTTCATTGGCTCGCATCTGGTCGATGCCCTGCTGGCGCAAGGGCGTGCCGTTCGGGTGCTGGACAACTTCTCCACGGGCAAGCACGGCAATCTTCCCAGGCATGAGTGCCTGCAGGTGATCGAGGGCGACGTGGCCGACCTGGCGCTGGTGCGGCAGGCGGTCCAGGGTTGTTCGGCCGTGGTGCACCTGGCTGCTGTGGCCTCGGTTCAGGCTTCGGTGGACGACCCGGTGGGAACGCACCAGAGCAACCTGATCGGCACGCTGAACCTCTGCGAATCGATGCGCGAGTACAATGTGCGCCGCGTAGTCTTTGCCTCCAGCGCGGCGGTGTACGGCAACAACGGCGAGGGCGAGTCGATCGTCGAGGACACACCGAAGTCGCCCCTGACACCCTATGCCGCAGACAAGCTGGCCAGCGAGCATTACCTGGACTTCTATCGCCGCCAGCATGGGCTGGAGCCGGCGATCTTCCGTTTCTTCAATATCTTCGGCCCGCGCCAGGACCCTTCCTCTCCCTATTCCGGCGTAATCAGCATTTTCACCGAGCGCGCTCGCAATCGGCTGCCCATCACCGTGTTCGGCGATGGCGAGCAGACCCGGGACTTCGTCTATGTGGCGGACCTGGTGGAGATCCTGTTACAGGCGCTGGACGCACCTGAGCTGGAGGTCGGGGCGGTCAATCTCGGTCTCGGCCGTACCACCAGCCTGAATCAGTTGCTGACTGCTATTGGAGATGTGCTGGGCGGTCTGCCCCCGGTGACCCATGCCGATGCACGATCCGGCGATATCCGCCATTCACGCGCGAACAATGCGCGCCTGTGCCAGCGCTATCGGCTGCCTGAGCCAGCGACCAGTGTGCGTGAAGGGTTGAAGGCGTTGCTCGAGGCTTGA
- a CDS encoding IS1182 family transposase, which yields MAYIQGESRNQTSLFPVSLEELIPEDHLVRVIDLYVASLDLGHLGFDKAQPKATGRPSYDPADHLRLYLYGYFQRIRSSRRLETECQRNIEVMWLINRLKPDFKTIADFRKNNKAAFVSTCRTFVQFCRSAGLIAGDLVAIDGSKFQAVASSRRHLSLSQLKRQDEKLDKRIAQYLAELDAADKAEAEQVIDRNAIKAALVKLESKQRDNRSCQALMESMDLEQFNTHESDARMMRTPKGPRVAYNVQSAVDAEHCLILHHEVTQDSDDRKQLEPMAKAAKAHLEQDALTVTADMGYSNAQQFQACEDVSITAYVPPSRTSNPGGEALFGRKDFTYDTEQDRYQCPAGKLLSLKQCSKGSRIYQAAVSDCTACALKTQCTTAQRRYVSRHAQEEAFERMEQRMELHPEMMVRRRSIVEHPFGNLKQWLFGNGRFLLRQLDGARAEMALATTAYNLKRAISVLGIRKMVQLIG from the coding sequence ATGGCCTATATCCAAGGGGAGTCCCGTAACCAGACCAGTCTGTTCCCTGTCTCGCTGGAAGAACTAATCCCTGAGGATCATCTCGTTCGTGTCATCGACCTGTATGTTGCCAGTCTGGATCTAGGGCACCTAGGTTTTGACAAAGCCCAGCCCAAGGCGACTGGACGCCCCTCTTACGACCCTGCCGATCATCTAAGACTCTACCTCTACGGCTATTTTCAACGCATCCGCTCGTCACGGCGTCTTGAAACAGAATGCCAACGCAACATTGAAGTGATGTGGTTGATCAATCGGCTCAAGCCCGACTTCAAGACCATTGCTGATTTTCGCAAGAACAACAAAGCCGCGTTCGTTTCTACGTGCCGAACCTTTGTACAGTTCTGTCGATCTGCTGGCCTGATTGCTGGTGATTTGGTAGCGATTGATGGCAGTAAATTTCAAGCAGTAGCGTCCTCTCGCCGCCATTTGAGCTTAAGTCAGCTCAAGCGACAGGATGAAAAGCTGGATAAGCGCATCGCCCAATATCTGGCCGAGCTGGACGCTGCAGACAAGGCTGAAGCAGAGCAAGTGATTGATCGCAACGCGATCAAGGCGGCCTTGGTGAAGCTGGAGTCCAAGCAACGGGACAATCGAAGCTGCCAAGCCTTGATGGAGTCTATGGATCTGGAACAGTTCAACACGCATGAAAGCGATGCCCGAATGATGCGTACACCAAAGGGGCCGCGTGTTGCTTATAACGTGCAGTCCGCTGTCGACGCCGAGCACTGTCTGATTTTGCACCACGAGGTGACTCAGGACAGTGACGACCGTAAACAGCTCGAGCCAATGGCGAAAGCTGCCAAGGCGCATCTGGAGCAGGACGCTCTGACGGTCACAGCGGATATGGGCTACTCGAATGCTCAGCAGTTTCAAGCATGCGAGGACGTATCCATTACGGCATACGTACCACCAAGCAGAACCTCTAATCCAGGCGGAGAAGCACTCTTCGGGCGAAAGGACTTTACCTACGATACCGAACAGGATCGGTATCAATGCCCGGCAGGCAAGTTGCTAAGCCTGAAACAGTGCTCAAAAGGCAGCCGGATCTATCAGGCAGCGGTTAGCGACTGTACAGCGTGCGCACTGAAAACCCAATGCACGACAGCTCAGCGCCGCTATGTCTCGCGTCACGCGCAGGAAGAAGCTTTCGAGCGTATGGAGCAGAGGATGGAATTGCACCCAGAGATGATGGTGCGACGCAGGTCCATCGTCGAGCATCCATTTGGCAACCTCAAGCAATGGCTATTTGGAAATGGGCGGTTCTTGCTACGACAACTTGATGGAGCTAGGGCTGAAATGGCCTTGGCAACTACTGCCTACAACCTCAAACGAGCAATCAGCGTTCTGGGCATTCGGAAAATGGTGCAGTTGATAGGCTAA
- a CDS encoding OmpW family protein: MRKTLFAASALALAIAAPIAQAHQAGDIIVRAGAITVDPREDSSLVKAGGADLAGSKATLNSDTQLGLNFAYMLTDKFGIELLAATPFSHEVGAKIPALGYDGKLGDIKHLPPTLSVVYYPLGGNSAFQPYVGAGINYTWFFDESLGSKAKTAGLQGLDLDNSWGWAAQLGLDYQLTDKILLNAQLRYIDIETTGKTSLGTTPVRVDVDVDPFVYMVGLGYKF; this comes from the coding sequence ATGCGCAAGACATTGTTCGCCGCTTCCGCCCTGGCCCTCGCCATTGCAGCCCCCATTGCCCAAGCCCACCAGGCCGGCGACATTATCGTCCGCGCTGGTGCGATTACCGTTGATCCGCGTGAAGACAGCTCGCTTGTCAAAGCAGGCGGCGCGGACCTTGCTGGTAGCAAGGCCACACTGAACAGCGATACTCAATTGGGCTTGAACTTTGCCTATATGCTGACCGACAAGTTCGGTATCGAGCTTCTGGCCGCCACCCCGTTCTCCCATGAAGTAGGGGCCAAGATTCCTGCACTGGGCTACGACGGTAAACTGGGCGATATCAAGCACCTGCCACCGACCCTGAGCGTTGTCTACTACCCACTGGGCGGTAACTCAGCCTTCCAACCCTATGTTGGCGCCGGTATCAACTACACATGGTTCTTCGATGAGTCCCTGGGCAGCAAAGCCAAAACCGCTGGCCTGCAAGGGCTGGACCTCGATAACTCTTGGGGTTGGGCTGCGCAACTTGGCCTGGACTATCAACTGACTGACAAAATCCTGCTCAATGCACAGCTTCGCTACATCGACATTGAAACCACAGGTAAGACCTCGCTCGGCACAACACCTGTGCGTGTAGACGTAGACGTAGACCCCTTCGTCTACATGGTCGGCCTCGGCTACAAATTCTGA
- a CDS encoding DUF3299 domain-containing protein has product MRYILLALLLVTLPILAREPRELTWEELVPPGAPPPPPPIPIHDLSRLADALIAESGPAMQQQSPAAPVVEALDGVQVKLPGYIVPLDMSEEGRVTEFLLVPYFGACIHVPPPPSNQIVHAVSELGVRVDALYQPFWIEGPLRVEHASSELAEAGYRMEAQKIYPYELPR; this is encoded by the coding sequence ATGCGATACATCCTGCTCGCCCTGTTGCTCGTCACGCTCCCGATCCTGGCCAGGGAGCCGCGCGAGTTGACCTGGGAAGAGCTGGTACCCCCCGGCGCCCCACCGCCACCGCCGCCCATCCCCATTCACGACCTGTCCCGACTGGCCGATGCGCTGATCGCCGAGAGCGGGCCGGCCATGCAGCAGCAGTCACCCGCCGCACCAGTGGTGGAAGCCCTCGACGGGGTGCAGGTGAAGCTGCCCGGCTATATCGTCCCGCTGGACATGAGTGAGGAAGGCCGCGTCACCGAGTTCCTGCTGGTGCCCTACTTCGGTGCCTGCATCCATGTTCCGCCGCCGCCTTCCAACCAGATCGTGCATGCGGTCAGCGAGCTGGGTGTACGAGTCGATGCGCTCTACCAGCCGTTCTGGATCGAAGGCCCCCTGCGGGTCGAACATGCCAGCAGCGAGCTGGCCGAAGCGGGTTATCGAATGGAGGCGCAGAAAATCTATCCCTACGAACTCCCCCGCTAA
- a CDS encoding ABC transporter permease has protein sequence MHLLRLAMASLANRRFTALLTIFAIALSVCLLLSVERIRSETRASFASTISGTDLIVGARSGSINLLLYSVFRIGNATNNIRWDSYQQLAAHPRVAWTVPISLGDSHRGYRVLGTSTGYFEHYRYARKHPLEMTEGRRFSDDDPFEVVLGAEVASALGYELGEDIVLAHGVASISLVQHDDKPFRVVGILQRTGTPVDRTLHISLEGMEALHVDWQNGMPARGNARVSAEQARQMDLQPKQITAVLLGLDSRIATFALQREINQFRGEPLLAILPGVALQELWGLMGTAEQALFVVSLFVVLVGLVGMLTAILTSLNERRREMAILRSVGARPRHIAGLLLAEAFGTALAGILLGLALLYLGIAVAQGTLQSLYGIHLPFSLPSLYEWQLLGGILLAALLIGCIPAWQAYRQSLADGLSIRL, from the coding sequence ATGCACCTGCTACGCCTCGCCATGGCCAGCCTGGCCAACCGCCGCTTCACCGCACTGCTGACCATTTTCGCCATCGCCCTTTCGGTCTGCCTGTTGCTCTCGGTCGAGCGTATCCGCAGTGAAACCCGCGCCAGCTTCGCCAGCACCATCAGCGGCACCGACCTGATCGTTGGCGCCCGCTCAGGTTCGATCAACCTGCTGCTCTACTCGGTCTTTCGCATCGGCAACGCCACCAACAACATTCGCTGGGACAGCTATCAGCAGCTCGCCGCGCACCCTCGCGTGGCCTGGACCGTTCCGATCTCCCTGGGAGACTCGCACCGTGGCTACCGGGTGCTGGGCACCAGTACCGGCTACTTCGAGCACTACCGCTATGCTCGCAAACACCCGCTGGAAATGACCGAAGGCCGACGCTTCAGCGACGATGATCCCTTCGAAGTGGTGCTGGGTGCGGAAGTGGCGAGTGCTCTCGGCTACGAGCTGGGCGAGGACATCGTCCTGGCCCATGGCGTGGCCAGCATCAGCCTGGTGCAGCACGACGACAAACCCTTCCGGGTCGTCGGCATCCTGCAACGTACCGGTACGCCGGTCGACCGCACGCTGCACATCTCACTGGAAGGCATGGAAGCCCTGCATGTCGACTGGCAGAACGGCATGCCGGCACGTGGCAATGCGAGGGTCAGCGCCGAACAGGCACGCCAGATGGACTTGCAGCCGAAACAGATCACCGCCGTCCTGCTGGGGCTGGACAGCCGTATTGCGACATTCGCCCTGCAACGCGAGATCAATCAGTTCCGTGGCGAACCACTGCTGGCGATCCTCCCCGGCGTGGCCCTGCAGGAGCTATGGGGGTTGATGGGCACGGCTGAGCAGGCCCTGTTCGTCGTCTCGCTGTTCGTCGTGCTGGTCGGTCTGGTGGGCATGCTCACGGCCATTCTCACCAGCCTCAACGAACGCCGCCGGGAGATGGCCATCCTGCGCTCGGTGGGCGCTCGCCCCCGGCACATCGCCGGGCTGCTGCTCGCGGAGGCCTTCGGCACTGCGCTGGCCGGCATCCTGCTCGGGCTGGCCCTGCTTTATCTCGGCATCGCCGTGGCGCAAGGCACGCTCCAGAGCCTCTACGGCATCCACCTACCCTTCAGCCTGCCCAGCCTCTATGAATGGCAACTGTTGGGGGGCATTCTGCTGGCCGCATTGCTGATCGGCTGCATCCCGGCCTGGCAGGCTTATCGACAGTCGCTGGCCGATGGCCTGTCGATCCGGCTGTGA
- a CDS encoding ABC transporter ATP-binding protein, whose protein sequence is MHPSETPLPSTLLELENLEFAWPNQPTLLDIPGFRLSRGESLFLKGPSGSGKTTLLGLLGGVSSPGRGSVRLLGQDLSQLSSGARDRFRVDHTGYIFQQFNLLPFLSVRENVLLPCRFSRLRSERARQRHGTPEEAACHLLVRLGLPAALHLRRAEALSIGQQQRVAAARALIGQPELVIADEPTSALDSDTRSAFLHLLFEECRSANATLLFVSHDQSLSPLFDRSLSLMELNRASLTGKH, encoded by the coding sequence ATGCATCCCTCAGAAACACCGTTGCCTTCTACCCTGCTGGAACTCGAAAACCTGGAGTTTGCCTGGCCAAACCAGCCAACGTTGCTGGACATACCCGGCTTCCGGCTTTCCCGGGGTGAAAGCCTGTTTCTCAAAGGCCCCTCGGGGAGCGGCAAGACCACACTGCTGGGGCTGCTTGGCGGTGTCAGCAGCCCTGGCCGGGGCAGTGTCCGCCTGCTGGGGCAGGATCTGAGCCAGCTATCTTCAGGTGCGCGAGACCGCTTCAGGGTCGATCACACGGGCTATATCTTCCAGCAATTCAACCTGCTGCCCTTTCTTTCCGTGCGCGAGAACGTGCTGCTGCCCTGCCGGTTCTCACGCCTGCGCAGTGAACGGGCGCGCCAGCGCCATGGCACACCGGAGGAAGCAGCCTGTCATCTACTGGTCCGCCTCGGGCTTCCAGCGGCCCTGCATCTGCGCCGTGCAGAAGCCCTGTCCATCGGCCAGCAGCAACGGGTCGCTGCGGCGCGCGCCCTGATCGGCCAGCCCGAACTGGTGATCGCCGACGAGCCGACCTCGGCCCTCGACAGCGATACCCGGAGCGCATTCCTGCATTTGCTGTTCGAGGAATGCCGCAGTGCCAACGCCACCCTTCTGTTCGTCAGCCATGACCAGAGCCTGTCGCCCCTGTTCGACCGCAGCCTGTCGCTGATGGAATTGAACCGCGCCAGCCTGACGGGGAAACACTGA
- a CDS encoding DUF2796 domain-containing protein — MHRLLIALSLLPLALVQAHEHPAHDSLGTHEHGVATLDVALEGKQLDIALNSPAINLVGFERPPANASERNALAQARQHLQSPEKLFALPAQAGCSLSAQHLHSPLFHDHDHDHDHDHDHDHDHSDHAKGHSHTDIEASYSFLCQTPTALQGLDLATFFQTFPGTEKITVQLIDPSGQQGLETIPGKSRIPF, encoded by the coding sequence ATGCACCGCCTATTGATCGCCCTGTCTCTTCTACCCCTGGCATTGGTTCAAGCCCACGAACACCCAGCGCACGACAGTCTGGGCACGCACGAGCACGGCGTTGCGACACTCGATGTCGCCCTGGAAGGCAAGCAACTGGATATCGCCTTGAACAGCCCCGCCATCAACCTGGTCGGCTTCGAGCGCCCACCTGCCAATGCCAGCGAACGCAACGCGCTGGCCCAGGCACGCCAACACTTACAGTCACCCGAAAAACTCTTCGCGCTCCCGGCACAAGCGGGGTGCTCACTGTCTGCACAGCACCTGCACAGCCCGCTTTTCCATGACCATGACCATGACCATGACCATGACCATGACCATGACCATGACCACAGTGATCATGCCAAGGGGCATTCCCACACCGATATCGAAGCCAGCTACAGCTTCCTTTGCCAGACGCCCACCGCCTTGCAGGGCCTGGACCTGGCAACGTTCTTCCAGACCTTCCCCGGCACGGAGAAGATCACAGTCCAGTTGATTGACCCATCCGGGCAGCAAGGCCTGGAAACAATCCCGGGCAAAAGCCGAATCCCGTTCTGA
- a CDS encoding EAL domain-containing protein: MGKKDLVGWTYGLPLVALLLGAILALLGAQVILVQQDRARLDEYASSLLGRAMEVATVSSELLQRVPQVGQARCGEEDIAELRVLAFKSRLLRDVGRVSDGHIECTAGWGRLVPPVALPPPSLETPRGVKLWTSVGNIVDPRIVADMANVGDVIVFTSPNAFELFEKPPAGISALVLNRRGDHVFQRFGNAAGLQDVKSVDRASVLGRSQIIHRCGASGWDVCVTARYHGISIFKHSLALFAGVAGLGGLAGAGIGLALAAWHRERHSLAMQLRRALLYGGLHIHYQPLVRLRDRQMVGVEALARWEDEEGEGVSPDDFIPMAEHMGLMTSLSRQIVRKALDGVRERLADAGSFYISINLTAANIADPEFHAFLQRELASRGISPSRVALEITERSTAKHCHLIEGIEALRALGYRIYVDDFGTGYSSLSYLAELPIDAIKVDKMFTRAIGSGSATERIVEQICAMIEPLGIGLVVEGIETEQQATCVQAIAADAVGQGWLFGRPVTADRLGESAEVDHPPST; encoded by the coding sequence ATGGGCAAGAAAGACCTGGTCGGATGGACGTATGGATTACCGCTCGTTGCATTGCTGCTAGGCGCCATTTTGGCGCTGTTGGGCGCGCAGGTGATTCTGGTACAGCAGGACCGCGCACGGCTCGATGAGTACGCGAGCAGCCTGCTGGGCAGGGCAATGGAGGTTGCCACGGTCAGCTCAGAGCTGTTGCAGCGGGTGCCGCAGGTCGGGCAGGCGCGCTGTGGCGAGGAGGACATCGCCGAGCTGCGTGTGCTGGCGTTCAAGTCGCGCCTGTTGCGCGATGTCGGGCGCGTCAGTGACGGGCATATTGAATGCACGGCTGGCTGGGGGCGGCTCGTCCCGCCGGTGGCGTTGCCGCCGCCCAGCCTGGAGACGCCCAGGGGGGTAAAGCTCTGGACCTCGGTGGGCAATATCGTCGACCCGCGTATTGTGGCCGACATGGCCAATGTCGGTGATGTGATCGTATTCACCTCGCCGAATGCCTTCGAACTGTTCGAAAAGCCGCCTGCCGGGATCAGTGCCCTGGTGCTCAACCGCCGTGGTGATCACGTTTTTCAGCGCTTTGGCAATGCCGCGGGTTTGCAGGACGTGAAGTCCGTGGATCGCGCCTCTGTGCTGGGGCGTAGCCAGATCATTCATCGCTGCGGGGCGTCCGGCTGGGATGTGTGCGTGACAGCCCGCTACCACGGCATCAGCATCTTCAAGCATTCCCTGGCGCTGTTCGCCGGCGTTGCCGGACTGGGCGGGCTGGCCGGTGCCGGTATAGGGCTGGCGCTGGCTGCCTGGCACCGCGAACGGCATTCGCTGGCGATGCAACTGCGCCGGGCGCTGTTGTATGGCGGGTTGCATATCCATTACCAGCCGCTGGTCCGGCTGCGTGACCGGCAAATGGTCGGGGTGGAGGCGCTGGCCCGTTGGGAGGATGAAGAGGGTGAAGGCGTCAGTCCGGACGACTTCATTCCCATGGCCGAGCATATGGGGCTTATGACGTCATTGAGCCGACAGATCGTACGCAAGGCCCTGGACGGTGTTCGCGAGCGTCTGGCGGACGCGGGCAGTTTCTATATCAGCATCAACCTGACGGCCGCCAATATCGCCGACCCCGAATTCCATGCCTTCCTCCAGCGGGAACTGGCCAGTCGTGGCATTTCACCCAGCCGGGTGGCACTGGAAATCACCGAGCGTTCGACCGCCAAGCACTGTCACCTGATCGAGGGTATCGAAGCGTTGCGTGCGCTGGGCTACCGCATCTACGTGGATGATTTTGGTACGGGCTATTCCAGCCTGTCCTACCTGGCCGAATTGCCCATCGATGCGATCAAGGTCGACAAGATGTTCACCCGTGCCATCGGCAGCGGTTCGGCCACGGAGCGGATCGTCGAGCAGATTTGCGCGATGATCGAGCCGCTGGGGATCGGCCTGGTGGTCGAAGGCATCGAAACGGAGCAGCAGGCGACCTGCGTGCAGGCCATCGCCGCAGATGCGGTAGGGCAAGGGTGGCTGTTTGGGCGCCCGGTGACGGCGGACAGGCTGGGCGAGAGTGCCGAGGTGGATCACCCGCCCTCCACATAA